One stretch of Ipomoea triloba cultivar NCNSP0323 chromosome 8, ASM357664v1 DNA includes these proteins:
- the LOC116027190 gene encoding G-type lectin S-receptor-like serine/threonine-protein kinase At4g27290 isoform X1, with translation MMRAFFLKFLFSLLLFSFHNISYARDTITSTQSLKDGETIISSGGSFEMGFFSPTNSQNRYVGIWYNQIPNRTVVWVANRDTPLTNTSSVVLKIINPGWLALVDGNNNATIWHTNTSRQVPNPVAKLLDSGNLVVTDNANDESPENLLWQSFDHPTDTQLPGMKLGKNFVTGLEVPLSAWKAENNPEKGEYELHIEPKGYPQSIMRKGGNKVYRSGSWNGLRWGGTHGIQKKSYVIDTSVIINTNEVSTSFKVHNSSDLVRMVLTSTGSILLYKWADETEEWKTLRNAPTDVCDTYGSCGAYGSCNYDNFPVCGCLDDKFLPRDKVAWGKSDFSGGCVRRTPLKCQNVTSNGFLKYSGIKLPDTEFTWFNTSMNLQECEQVCLKNCSCMAYSSLDISNGQNGCLLWFSDLIDIRVLPEQGQDLYIRMASSDLDYPSSSKGKKSKIIKLTSSVLVGILVLSLTLTVVIILYKRKKKEINLKLKWEEDQILFEVSTITKATNNFSLNNKIGEGGYGPVYKGVLDDRKEIAVKRLSKTSKQGLGEFKNEVNSIAKLQHRNLVKLLGWCIQGDEKMLIYEYMPNKSLDSYIFDIKKRALFDWSKRFNIINGVARGLLYLHQDSRLKIIHRDLKASNILLDIDMNPKISDFGLARSIGLNETGANTNRVAGTLGYMSPEYAGHGVFSIKSDVFSFGVLILEIVSGKRNRDFSHHQDHYENLLGHAWKLYRDRRLIELVDEHLVAPCDLPQVLRSIHVGLLCVQHYPEDRPGTSSIVHMLANNVELPIAKEPGFFTKTKVNDETKSSLGVEISCSINEVTISSFSPR, from the exons ATGATGAGAGCTTTTTTCCTGAAATTTCTGTTCTCCCTCTTGTTGTTTTCCTTTCATAATATTTCCTATGCAAGGGATACAATCACATCCACTCAATCCCTCAAAGATGGCGAAACCATCATTTCATCCGGTGGAAGCTTTGAGATGGGGTTTTTCAGCCCTACCAATTCACAGAATCGCTATGTTGGCATATGGTACAACCAAATACCCAATCGCACTGTAGTTTGGGTTGCCAATAGAGACACTCCCCTCACTAATACCTCATCAGTGGTCTTGAAAATCATCAATCCAGGCTGGCTAGCTCTAGTTGATGGCAACAATAATGCTACTATATGGCATACTAACACTTCCAGACAAGTCCCAAATCCGGTTGCAAAATTATTGGATTCAGGGAATCTGGTGGTGACTGATAATGCAAATGATGAGAGCCCAGAGAATTTGCTGTGGCAAAGTTTTGATCATCCTACAGATACTCAATTGCCAGGGATGAAACTCGGAAAGAATTTCGTTACTGGTCTCGAGGTTCCACTATCAGCCTGGAAAGCAGAAAACAATCCAGAAAAAGGGGAATATGAGCTCCACATTGAGCCTAAAGGATACCCACAATCCATCATGAGAAAAGGCGGAAACAAAGTGTATCGATCAGGATCATGGAACGGTTTGCGTTGGGGTGGAACACATGGAATACAAAAAAAGAGCTATGTTATCGACACGTCTGTAATCATTAACACGAACGAGGTTTCCACCAGTTTTAAGGTTCATAATAGCTCAGATTTGGTCAGGATGGTCCTCACAAGCACTGGGAGTATACTTCTGTATAAATGGGCAGATGAAACAGAGGAGTGGAAAACACTGAGAAATGCACCAACTGATGTTTGTGACACATATGGATCATGTGGGGCTTATGGGAGTTGTAACTATGATAATTTCCCTGTTTGTGGATGCTTGGATGATAAGTTTTTGCCTAGAGATAAAGTGGCATGGGGAAAGTCAGATTTTTCAGGAGGGTGTGTCCGGAGGACACCCTTGAAGTGTCAAAATGTAACCTCAAATGGATTCTTGAAATATTCTGGTATTAAATTGCCAGATACTGAGTTTACATGGTTCAATACCAGTATGAATCTTCAAGAGTGTGAGCAAGTTTGCTTGAAGAATTGCTCTTGTATGGCTTACTCAAGTTTAGATATAAGCAATGGACAAAATGGTTGCTTGCTTTGGTTTAGTGATTTGATTGACATCAGAGTTCTACCTGAGCAAGGGCAAGATCTTTACATAAGAATGGCTTCCTCTGATTTAG atTATCCTTCAAGCTCAAAGGGCAAGaaatcaaaaataataaaattgacttCATCAGTATTGGTTGGTATTCTGGTGCTGAGCTTGACCCTGACTGTGGTCATTATATTGTACAAACGAAAAAAGAAGGAGATCAATTTAAAGCTAAAATGGGAAGAAGATcaaatattatttgaagtatCAACAATAACAAAGGCTACAAATAACTTTTCACTTAATAATAAGATTGGAGAGGGAGGATATGGACCTGTTTACAAG GGAGTACTAGATGACAGAAAGGAAATAGCGGTGAAACGGCTTTCAAAGACATCTAAACAAGGGCTTGGAGAATTTAAAAATGAAGTCAATTCTATTGCCAAGCTTCAACATAGAAATCTGGTGAAGCTTCTCGGATGGTGCattcaaggagatgaaaagatGTTGATCTATGAATATATGCCAAACAAAAGTCTTGACTCCTATATATTTG ATATTAAAAAAAGAGCATTATTTGATTGGTCAAAACGCTTCAACATTATCAATGGAGTTGCAAGAGGGCTTTTGTATTTGCACCAAGATTCTCgactaaaaattattcatagagatctcaaagctAGCAATATTTTGTTGGATATTGACATGAACCCAAAAATATCCGACTTTGGCTTGGCAAGGAGCATTGGATTAAACGAGACAGGAGCAAATACAAACCGAGTTGCTGGAACACT TGGTTATATGTCACCGGAGTACGCTGGACATGGGGTCTTTTCCATTAAATCAGATGTGTTTAGCTTCGGTGTTTTGATACTAGAAATTGTGAGCGGAAAAAGAAATAGGGATTTTTCTCATCATCAAGATCACTATGAGAACCTTCTTGGCCAT GCATGGAAACTTTATAGAGATAGAAGATTGATTGAACTTGTAGACGAGCATCTAGTTGCACCATGTGATTTGCCACAAGTTCTAAGATCAATCCATGTCGGCCTATTATGTGTTCAACACTACCCTGAAGATAGGCCAGGCACGTCTTCCATAGTTCATATGTTAGCTAACAATGTTGAGTTACCCATTGCTAAAGAGCCTGGTTTCTTCACAAAAACAAAGGTAAATGATGAGACGAAGTCTTCTTTAGGCGTTGAAATATCATGTTCCATAAATGAAGTCACCATCTCATCATTCAGTCCTCGTTAA
- the LOC116027607 gene encoding G-type lectin S-receptor-like serine/threonine-protein kinase At4g27290 — translation MSVARDTISSTQFLKYGDTIVSSGGIFEMGFFSPTNSSHNIYVGIWFKQMSIRIVVWVANRDTPLTNTSSVALQINSPGRLALVDGNGSEIWRTNNTSGSVENTVAKLLDSGNLVVMDANADENFLWQSFDHPTDTLLQGTSLGKNFVTGLESSLSAWNTETDPSSGQYRMTLDPTGFPQVVFWKGRNKMYRSGPWNGLNWRDLEKWGLFVQVSVNINTTEVMSREFFNTSKLIRFVLTTTGTLQLDIGENGTGKWNSLPLVPIDGCDKYRICGPYGNCDSNKNPVCGCLDKFVPRDPVVWGSSDFSGGCVRRTSLNSSSDGFKRYSVHKMSVARDTISSTQFLKYGDTIVSSGGIFEMGFFSPTNSSHNIYVGIWFKQMSIRIVVWVANRDTPLTNTSSVALQINSPGRLALVDGNGSEIWRTNNTSGSVENTVAKLLDSGNLVVMDANADENFLWQSFDHPTDTLLQGTSLGKNFVTGLESSLSAWNTETDPSSGQYRMTLDPTGFPQVVFWKGRNKMYRSGPWNGLNWRDLEKWGLFVQVSVNINTTEVMSREFFNTSKLIRFVLTTTGTLQLDIGENGTGKWNSLPLVPIDGCDKYRICGPYGNCDSNKNPVCGCLDKFVPRDPVVWGSSDFSGGCVRRTSLNSSSDGFKRYSGLKLPDTNVSTFHKNMTLQECNHACFNNLSCMAYSTLIISNGENGCLLWFDDLIDIRVVVIPEDGQDLYIRMASFDSALGGILVLSFTSTLIIILYRRKKKKIHLNLKWEEVQTLFEVLTITRATNNFLLENKIGEGGYGPVYKGVLDDGKEIAVKRLSKTSKQGLGEFKNEVNSIAKLQHRNLVKLLGWCIQGDEKMLIYEYMPNKSLDSYIFDIQRRLILDWPKLFNIINGIARGLLYLHQDSRLKIIHRDLKASNILLDIDMNPKISDFGLARSIGLKETGANTNRIVGTIGYMSPEYAGHGIFSIKSDVFSFGVLVLEIVSGKRNRGFSHHQDHYENLLSHAWKLYRDGKSIQLVEEHLDEPHHLLQVLRSIQVGLLCVQHCPEDRPSMSSIVHMLANDVQLPIPKEPGFFTEKRVIEPSSYPDEEKSYSINEVTISDFGPR, via the exons ATGTCAGTTGCAAGAGATACCATTAGCTCCACTCAATTCCTCAAATATGGTGACACCATTGTTTCTTCTGGTGGAATCTTTGAGATGGGTTTTTTTAGCCCTACCAATTCTTCTCACAATATCTATGTTGGCATATGGTTCAAGCAAATGTCTATTCGCATTGTAGTTTGGGTTGCCAACAGAGATACTCCCCTCACTAATACATCATCAGTAGCCTTGCAGATCAACAGTCCAGGCCGGCTAGCTCTAGTTGATGGCAACGGTTCTGAAATCTGGCGTACTAACAACACTTCCGGGTCAGTTGAGAACACTGTTGCAAAATTACTGGATTCTGGGAATCTGGTGGTGATGGATGCAAATGCTGATGAGAATTTTCTGTGGCAAAGTTTTGACCATCCTACAGATACTCTATTGCAAGGCACGAGTCTTGGAAAGAATTTTGTTACTGGTCTAGAGAGTAGTCTGTCAGCATGGAACACAGAAACTGATCCAAGTTCAGGGCAATATAGGATGACCCTTGATCCTACAGGGTTTCCACAAGTTGTGTTCTGGAAGGGTAGAAACAAAATGTATCGATCCGGTCCATGGAACGGTTTGAACTGGAGAGATTTGGAAAAATGGGGTCTGTTTGTTCAAGTTTCTGTAAACATTAACACAACTGAGGTTATGTCAAGGGAGTTTTTTAATACCTCAAAATTAATCAGGTTCGTCCTCACAACCACAGGGACTTTACAATTGGATATAGGGGAAAATGGGACAGGTAAATGGAACAGTCTCCCTCTTGTACCAATAGATGGTTGTGACAAATATAGAATATGTGGGCCCTATGGGAATTGTGACAGTAATAAAAACCCTGTTTGTGGATGCCTGGATAAATTTGTGCCTAGAGATCCAGTAGTGTGGGGAAGTTCAGATTTTTCAGGGGGGTGTGTTCGAAGGACATCTCTGAATTCATCCTCAGATGGATTCAAGAGATACTCCG TTCATAAGATGTCAGTTGCAAGAGATACCATTAGCTCCACTCAATTCCTCAAATATGGTGACACCATTGTTTCTTCTGGTGGAATCTTTGAGATGGGTTTTTTTAGCCCTACCAATTCTTCTCACAATATCTATGTTGGCATATGGTTCAAGCAAATGTCTATTCGCATTGTAGTTTGGGTTGCCAACAGAGATACTCCCCTCACTAATACATCATCAGTAGCCTTGCAGATCAACAGTCCAGGCCGGCTAGCTCTAGTTGATGGCAACGGTTCTGAAATCTGGCGTACTAACAACACTTCCGGGTCAGTTGAGAACACTGTTGCAAAATTACTGGATTCTGGGAATCTGGTGGTGATGGATGCAAATGCTGATGAGAATTTTCTGTGGCAAAGTTTTGACCATCCTACAGATACTCTATTGCAAGGCACGAGTCTTGGAAAGAATTTTGTTACTGGTCTAGAGAGTAGTCTGTCAGCATGGAACACAGAAACTGATCCAAGTTCAGGGCAATATAGGATGACCCTTGATCCTACAGGGTTTCCACAAGTTGTGTTCTGGAAGGGTAGAAACAAAATGTATCGATCCGGTCCATGGAACGGTTTGAACTGGAGAGATTTGGAAAAATGGGGTCTGTTTGTTCAAGTTTCTGTAAACATTAACACAACTGAGGTTATGTCAAGGGAGTTTTTTAATACCTCAAAATTAATCAGGTTCGTCCTCACAACCACAGGGACTTTACAATTGGATATAGGGGAAAATGGGACAGGTAAATGGAACAGTCTCCCTCTTGTACCAATAGATGGTTGTGACAAATATAGAATATGTGGGCCCTATGGGAATTGTGACAGTAATAAAAACCCTGTTTGTGGATGCCTGGATAAATTTGTGCCTAGAGATCCAGTAGTGTGGGGAAGTTCAGATTTTTCAGGGGGGTGTGTTCGAAGGACATCTCTGAATTCATCCTCAGATGGATTCAAGAGATACTCCGGTCTTAAATTGCCAGATACAAATGTTTCAACATTCCATAAGAATATGACCCTTCAAGAGTGCAATCATGCTTGCTTCAACAATTTGTCTTGCATGGCTTATTCAACTCTAATTATAAGCAACGGAGAAAATGGGTGCTTGCTTTGGTTTGATGATTTGATCGACATTAGAGTGGTAGTCATACCTGAGGACGGGCAAGATCTTTACATAAGGATGGCTTCTTTTGATTCAG CATTGGGTGGAATTCTGGTGCTGAGCTTCACCTCGACTCTGATCATAATATTGTATCGacgaaaaaagaagaagatccatttaaatttgaaatgggAAGAAGTTCAAACATTATTTGAAGTATTGACAATCACTAGAGCTACTAATAACTTTTTACTAGAAAACAAGATTGGAGAGGGAGGATATGGACCTGTTTACAAg GGTGTTCTAGATGATGGAAAGGAAATAGCTGTAAAGCGACTTTCGAAGACATCTAAACAAGGGCTTGGAGAATTTAAAAATGAAGTCAATTCTATTGCCAAACTTCAACATAGGAATCTTGTGAAGCTTCTAGGATGGTGCattcaaggagatgaaaagatGTTGATCTATGAATATATGCCAAACAAAAGCCTTGACTCATATATATTTG ATATTCAAAGGAGATTAATTCTTGATTGGCCAAAACTCTTTAACATTATCAACGGAATTGCTAGAGGACTTTTGTATTTGCACCAAGATTCTCGACTGAAAATTATtcatagagatctcaaagctAGCAACATTTTGTTGGATATTGACATGAATCCAAAAATATCAGACTTTGGCTTGGCAAGGAGCATTGGATTAAAGGAGACGGGGGCAAACACAAATCGAATTGTTGGAACGAT TGGTTATATGTCTCCGGAGTATGCAGGACATGGGATCTTTTCTATTAAATCAGATGTGTTCAGTTTTGGTGTATTGGTATTAGAAATTGTGAGTGGAAAAAGAAATAGGGGATTTTCTCATCATCAAGATCATTATGAGAACCTTCTTAGCCAT GCATGGAAGCTTTATAGAGATGGTAAATCAATTCAACTTGTGGAAGAACATCTAGATGAACCACATCATTTGCTTCAAGTTCTAAGATCAATCCAAGTTGGGTTGTTATGTGTTCAACACTGCCCTGAAGATAGGCCAAGCATGTCTTCCATTGTTCATATGTTAGCTAATGATGTCCAATTACCCATTCCTAAAGAGCCAGGTTTCTTCACTGAGAAAAGGGTAATTGAGCCTAGTTCTTATCCAGACGAAGAAAAATCATATTCCATAAATGAAGTCACCATCTCAGATTTCGGTCCTCGTTAA
- the LOC116027190 gene encoding G-type lectin S-receptor-like serine/threonine-protein kinase At4g27290 isoform X2 produces the protein MMRAFFLKFLFSLLLFSFHNISYARDTITSTQSLKDGETIISSGGSFEMGFFSPTNSQNRYVGIWYNQIPNRTVVWVANRDTPLTNTSSVVLKIINPGWLALVDGNNNATIWHTNTSRQVPNPVAKLLDSGNLVVTDNANDESPENLLWQSFDHPTDTQLPGMKLGKNFVTGLEVPLSAWKAENNPEKGEYELHIEPKGYPQSIMRKGGNKVYRSGSWNGLRWGGTHGIQKKSYVIDTSVIINTNEVSTSFKVHNSSDLVRMVLTSTGSILLYKWADETEEWKTLRNAPTDVCDTYGSCGAYGSCNYDNFPVCGCLDDKFLPRDKVAWGKSDFSGGCVRRTPLKCQNVTSNGFLKYSGIKLPDTEFTWFNTSMNLQECEQVCLKNCSCMAYSSLDISNGQNGCLLWFSDLIDIRVLPEQGQDLYIRMASSDLDYPSSSKGKKSKIIKLTSSVLVGILVLSLTLTVVIILYKRKKKEINLKLKWEEDQILFEVSTITKATNNFSLNNKIGEGGYGPVYKGVLDDRKEIAVKRLSKTSKQGLGEFKNEVNSIAKLQHRNLVKLLGWCIQGDEKMLIYEYMPNKSLDSYIFDIKKRALFDWSKRFNIINGVARGLLYLHQDSRLKIIHRDLKASNILLDIDMNPKISDFGLARSIGLNETGANTNRVAGTL, from the exons ATGATGAGAGCTTTTTTCCTGAAATTTCTGTTCTCCCTCTTGTTGTTTTCCTTTCATAATATTTCCTATGCAAGGGATACAATCACATCCACTCAATCCCTCAAAGATGGCGAAACCATCATTTCATCCGGTGGAAGCTTTGAGATGGGGTTTTTCAGCCCTACCAATTCACAGAATCGCTATGTTGGCATATGGTACAACCAAATACCCAATCGCACTGTAGTTTGGGTTGCCAATAGAGACACTCCCCTCACTAATACCTCATCAGTGGTCTTGAAAATCATCAATCCAGGCTGGCTAGCTCTAGTTGATGGCAACAATAATGCTACTATATGGCATACTAACACTTCCAGACAAGTCCCAAATCCGGTTGCAAAATTATTGGATTCAGGGAATCTGGTGGTGACTGATAATGCAAATGATGAGAGCCCAGAGAATTTGCTGTGGCAAAGTTTTGATCATCCTACAGATACTCAATTGCCAGGGATGAAACTCGGAAAGAATTTCGTTACTGGTCTCGAGGTTCCACTATCAGCCTGGAAAGCAGAAAACAATCCAGAAAAAGGGGAATATGAGCTCCACATTGAGCCTAAAGGATACCCACAATCCATCATGAGAAAAGGCGGAAACAAAGTGTATCGATCAGGATCATGGAACGGTTTGCGTTGGGGTGGAACACATGGAATACAAAAAAAGAGCTATGTTATCGACACGTCTGTAATCATTAACACGAACGAGGTTTCCACCAGTTTTAAGGTTCATAATAGCTCAGATTTGGTCAGGATGGTCCTCACAAGCACTGGGAGTATACTTCTGTATAAATGGGCAGATGAAACAGAGGAGTGGAAAACACTGAGAAATGCACCAACTGATGTTTGTGACACATATGGATCATGTGGGGCTTATGGGAGTTGTAACTATGATAATTTCCCTGTTTGTGGATGCTTGGATGATAAGTTTTTGCCTAGAGATAAAGTGGCATGGGGAAAGTCAGATTTTTCAGGAGGGTGTGTCCGGAGGACACCCTTGAAGTGTCAAAATGTAACCTCAAATGGATTCTTGAAATATTCTGGTATTAAATTGCCAGATACTGAGTTTACATGGTTCAATACCAGTATGAATCTTCAAGAGTGTGAGCAAGTTTGCTTGAAGAATTGCTCTTGTATGGCTTACTCAAGTTTAGATATAAGCAATGGACAAAATGGTTGCTTGCTTTGGTTTAGTGATTTGATTGACATCAGAGTTCTACCTGAGCAAGGGCAAGATCTTTACATAAGAATGGCTTCCTCTGATTTAG atTATCCTTCAAGCTCAAAGGGCAAGaaatcaaaaataataaaattgacttCATCAGTATTGGTTGGTATTCTGGTGCTGAGCTTGACCCTGACTGTGGTCATTATATTGTACAAACGAAAAAAGAAGGAGATCAATTTAAAGCTAAAATGGGAAGAAGATcaaatattatttgaagtatCAACAATAACAAAGGCTACAAATAACTTTTCACTTAATAATAAGATTGGAGAGGGAGGATATGGACCTGTTTACAAG GGAGTACTAGATGACAGAAAGGAAATAGCGGTGAAACGGCTTTCAAAGACATCTAAACAAGGGCTTGGAGAATTTAAAAATGAAGTCAATTCTATTGCCAAGCTTCAACATAGAAATCTGGTGAAGCTTCTCGGATGGTGCattcaaggagatgaaaagatGTTGATCTATGAATATATGCCAAACAAAAGTCTTGACTCCTATATATTTG ATATTAAAAAAAGAGCATTATTTGATTGGTCAAAACGCTTCAACATTATCAATGGAGTTGCAAGAGGGCTTTTGTATTTGCACCAAGATTCTCgactaaaaattattcatagagatctcaaagctAGCAATATTTTGTTGGATATTGACATGAACCCAAAAATATCCGACTTTGGCTTGGCAAGGAGCATTGGATTAAACGAGACAGGAGCAAATACAAACCGAGTTGCTGGAACACTGTAA
- the LOC116026600 gene encoding G-type lectin S-receptor-like serine/threonine-protein kinase At4g27290 has protein sequence MRAGFLHFLFPLFLLSQARDTITSTQFLRDGKTIISSGGHFEMGFFSSPAGSINRYVGIWYNQISVQIVIWIANRETALTSSSAVLKIVQPGRLVLIDGSNNSTIWSTNASKSVQNPVAQLLDSGNLVVRDAEDESPENFIWQSFDYPTDTYFPGMKLGWNFETGHEVYVTARKTDDDPASGQFTLHLDPSGYPQIVIKNGSKEIYKTGPWNGLQLSGTLGINPDNPHYKFKVYMSPTEVYARYDIFNNWIITRIVLASSGVFECIPWVKQAQSWASYIKYPSDVCDSYGICGANGICSMANSPVCGCLEKFTKSNNTEGEWVDWSDGCQRRKPLKCKNGTDGFNKYSGIKLPDTKNSWFNTTMNLKECEVTCMKNCSCTAYSSLDIRNGGSGCLLWFNDLINIRVMSLNGQDIYIRLDSSEISETITTEGPHPRIPSSKGKKVKIIFGCLLPLTSMVLLGLSLGLYFYKKSKKEMKVKEWLDLPLFDLPTILRATNNFSNNNKLGEGGFGTVYKGVLEDLQEIAVKRLSKTSTQGVEEFKNEVVYIAKLQHRNLVKLLGCCIQGEEKILVYEYMANKSLDTFIFDEAKSKLLDWPERLSIINGIARGLMYLHQDSRLRIIHRDLKANNVLLDNKMNSKISDFGLARSLGGGDASRANTNRIVGTHGYISPEYAMNGVFSVKSDTFSFGVLLLEIVTGKRNREFSHSDHSLNLISHAWKLYKENRALELIDECLAPSCDESQVLRSIHVGLLCVQQHPDDRPTMSSVISMLSNDNTLPKVKEPGFFTEERINKDDCSQGQPSSGNECSITVLDPR, from the exons ATGAGAGCTGGTTTCCTGCATTTTCTGTTTCCACTCTTCTTGCTTTCCCAGGCAAGGGATACAATCACTTCTACTCAATTCCTGAGAGATGGCAAAACCATCATTTCGTCTGGTGGGCACTTTGAGATGGGGTTTTTCAGCAGCCCTGCTGGTTCCATAAACCGATACGTCGGTATATGGTACAATCAAATCTCTGTTCAAATAGTAATATGGATTGCCAACAGAGAAACTGCCCTAACATCATCCTCAGCTGTCTTGAAGATCGTTCAGCCCGGGCGGTTAGTTCTAATTGATGGCAGCAATAATTCGACTATATGGTCCACGAATGCATCAAAATCAGTTCAGAATCCGGTGGCGCAACTTCTGGATTCAGGGAATCTTGTGGTGAGAGATGCAGAGGACGAAAGCCCGGAGAATTTTATCTGGCAGAGTTTCGATTACCCAACTGATACTTATTTTCCAGGCATGAAGCTCGGGTGGAATTTCGAAACAGGCCACGAGGTATACGTTACAGCAAGGAAGACTGATGATGATCCAGCTTCAGGGCAATTCACACTTCACTTAGATCCATCCGGGTACCCACAAATCGTAATCAAGAACGGGTCGAAAGAGATTTATAAAACAGGACCCTGGAATGGTCTGCAATTGAGTGGAACACTTGGAATAAATCCAGATAATCCTCACTACAAGTTTAAAGTGTACATGAGCCCAACTGAGGTTTATGCCAGATATGATATTTTTAACAATTGGATCATAACAAGGATTGTTTTGGCTAGTTCTGGAGTTTTTGAATGTATTCCATGGGTGAAACAGGCTCAAAGTTGGGCCAGTTACATCAAATACCCTTCAGATGTTTGTGACAGCTATGGAATATGTGGGGCAAATGGGATATGTAGCATGGCTAATTCCCCAGTTTGTGGATGTTTGGAAAAGTTCACAAAGAGCAATAATACTGAAGGGGAATGGGTTGATTGGTCTGATGGTTGCCAAAGGAGGAAACCTCTGAAATGCAAGAATGGAACAGATGGGTTCAACAAGTATTCCGGTATAAAATTGCCAGACACTAAGAATTCTTGGTTCAACACAACTATGAACCTAAAAGAGTGTGAGGTCACATGTATGAAGAATTGCTCTTGCACTGCATATTCAAGTTTGGATATACGCAATGGAGGGAGTGGTTGTTTGCTTTGGTTTAATGATTTGATTAACATTCGAGTTATGTCTTTGAATGGGCAAGACATTTATATCAGACTTGATTCCTCTGAGATATCAG AAACAATTACTACAGAAGGACCTCATCCTAGGATTCCTAGCTCAAAGGGGAAGAAAGTAAAAATCATCTTTGGATGTTTGTTACCGCTCACTTCTATGGTCCTGCTTGGCCTGAGCCTTGGTTTGTATTTctataaaaagagtaaaaagGAAATGAAGGTGAAAGAGTGGTTAGACCTACCGTTATTTGACCTGCCTACGATATTAAGAGctacaaataatttttcaaacaatAACAAGCTTGGAGAAGGTGGATTTGGAACTGTTTACAAA GGAGTTCTAGAAGACTTACAGGAAATTGCAGTGAAGCGGCTTTCAAAGACTTCCACACAAGGTGTAGAAGAGTTCAAGAATGAAGTTGTATACATTGCCAAGCTTCAACATCGAAATCTAGTGAAGCTTCTAGGATGTTGTATacaaggagaagaaaagatTTTGGTCTATGAATACATGGCAAATAAAAGCTTGGATACCTTCATATTTG ATGAAGCAAAGAGTAAACTGCTTGATTGGCCAGAGCGCCTTTCCATTATTAATGGAATTGCACGAGGACTAATGTATCTTCATCAAGATTCCCGGCTAAGGATTATTCATAGAGATCTTAAAGCAAATAATGTTTTGTTAGATAACAAGATGAATTCTAAGATTTCAGACTTTGGGTTGGCAAGAAGCTTGGGAGGTGGTGATGCATCAAGAGCAAATACAAATCGTATTGTTGGGACACA TGGATACATATCTCCGGAATATGCAATGAACGGAGTGTTTTCAGTAAAATCAGATACGTTTAGTTTTGGAGTTTTATTGTTGGAGATTGTGACGGGCAAAAGAAATAGAGAGTTTTCCCATTCTGACCATAGTCTCAACCTAATCAGTCAT GCATGGAAGCTTTATAAAGAAAACAGAGCATTGGAACTAATTGATGAATGTCTAGCTCCATCATGTGATGAATCTCAAGTTCTAAGGTCTATTCATGTCGGTCTATTATGTGTCCAACAACATCCAGATGATAGACCAACTATGTCTTCTGTTATATCAATGTTGTCCAATGACAACACTTTACCTAAAGTAAAAGAGCCCGGATTTTTCACAGAAGAAAGAATAAACAAAGACGATTGCTCACAGGGACAACCGAGTTCAGGAAATGAGTGCAGCATCACTGTCTTGGATCCTCGGTAG